In Actinomycetota bacterium, the following are encoded in one genomic region:
- a CDS encoding SDR family oxidoreductase produces MTDIAITGATGRLGGAVARRLAAAGVAQRLIVRDPARAPQLPGASIAAASYDDQVAARAALQGVRVLFMVSAAESPVRVAEHAAFIESAAAVGVEHIVYTSFVGAAADSVFTLGRDHAATEQLLQAMSVATTLLRDNLYADFVPLLAGEDDVIRGPGGGGRVAVVAIDDIADVAAAVLLNPGAHRGATYELTGPQSLTLDELAAALAVTSGRSFRYQPETVAEAYASRAHYGAPQYLLDAWVSTYTAIAAGEFAAVHDDVERLTGHPATPLAAVLGRVRRP; encoded by the coding sequence ATGACGGACATCGCGATCACCGGCGCCACCGGCCGGCTCGGCGGTGCCGTGGCGCGCCGGCTGGCAGCGGCCGGCGTGGCGCAACGACTGATCGTGCGTGACCCGGCTCGAGCGCCTCAGCTCCCCGGCGCGTCGATCGCTGCGGCGTCGTACGACGACCAGGTCGCAGCTCGTGCGGCGTTGCAGGGCGTGCGGGTGCTCTTCATGGTGTCTGCCGCGGAGTCGCCGGTTCGGGTCGCCGAGCACGCGGCCTTCATCGAGTCGGCGGCGGCCGTGGGAGTCGAGCACATCGTCTATACGTCGTTCGTCGGCGCTGCCGCCGATTCGGTGTTCACCCTCGGTCGTGACCACGCCGCGACCGAACAGCTGCTGCAGGCCATGTCCGTGGCCACGACGTTGCTGCGGGACAACCTCTATGCCGACTTCGTCCCGTTGCTGGCCGGCGAGGACGACGTCATCCGCGGCCCCGGTGGGGGCGGCCGGGTCGCGGTCGTCGCCATCGACGACATCGCCGACGTGGCCGCTGCGGTCCTGCTGAACCCCGGTGCACACCGGGGCGCGACGTACGAGCTGACCGGTCCGCAATCGCTCACCCTCGACGAGCTGGCTGCTGCCCTCGCGGTGACCTCGGGGCGGTCCTTCCGGTATCAGCCCGAGACGGTGGCCGAGGCCTACGCCTCGCGTGCCCACTACGGTGCGCCGCAGTACCTGCTCGATGCCTGGGTCTCGACCTACACCGCCATCGCCGCCGGCGAGTTCGCTGCGGTCCACGACGACGTCGAGCGGCTGACCGGTCACCCTGCGACGCCGCTGGCGGCGGTCCTGGGACGGGTTCGGCGACCCTGA
- a CDS encoding DUF2277 domain-containing protein, translating to MCRSIKTLRPPFVEAATAEEAHAAALQYVRKISGFRAPSRANAEAFEQAVAAVTEATVELLAGLDIRGSSGRAPATASSVS from the coding sequence ATGTGCCGAAGCATCAAGACGTTGCGTCCGCCGTTCGTCGAGGCCGCCACCGCCGAAGAGGCGCATGCCGCCGCCTTGCAGTACGTCCGGAAGATCAGCGGCTTCCGGGCGCCGAGCCGGGCCAACGCCGAAGCGTTCGAGCAGGCGGTGGCGGCAGTGACCGAGGCGACCGTCGAGTTGCTCGCCGGCCTCGACATCCGTGGCAGTTCCGGCCGCGCGCCGGCAACAGCATCCTCGGTCTCCTGA
- a CDS encoding NAD(P)/FAD-dependent oxidoreductase: MNAPIVIVGAGLAGSKAAETLRAEGDDSDVVLIGAEPERPYERPALSKDYLAGRVDRESVYVHEASWYESHAVDLRVATTVVAVDRTVSEVQLSTGERLAYHRLLLATGSQPRTLDVPGSTASGIRTLRTLPDSDQLREAIATASDVVVVGAGWIGLEVAAAARAAGCTVTIVETADLPLVRILGPQIAAVFAALHRDNGVDLRLRTGVSRFTTAAGHVTGVELSDGTSVAAQLVVVGVGISPRVELAAGAGLDVADGVTTDASLQTSDPRIYAAGDVAAAFHPLLGRRIRVEHWANALHQPQAAARAMLGQDVSYDRLPYFYTDQFDLGMEYTGYAMPGEYDDVIIRGDLDAREFVAFWTSGGRVAAGMNVNVWDVTDQIKALIRSRAVVDPVALADPGTPLESLS, from the coding sequence ATGAACGCACCGATCGTGATCGTGGGAGCGGGTTTGGCCGGCTCGAAGGCGGCCGAGACGCTGCGGGCCGAGGGCGACGACTCCGACGTGGTCCTCATCGGCGCCGAGCCGGAGCGCCCGTATGAGCGGCCCGCCCTGTCGAAGGACTATCTGGCCGGGCGCGTCGACCGCGAATCCGTCTACGTCCACGAGGCGTCGTGGTACGAGTCGCACGCCGTGGACCTGCGCGTCGCCACGACGGTGGTCGCGGTGGACCGCACCGTTTCCGAGGTCCAGCTGAGCACCGGCGAGCGGCTCGCCTACCACCGGCTGCTACTGGCCACCGGGTCACAACCACGAACGTTGGACGTCCCGGGCTCGACGGCCAGCGGCATCCGGACGCTGCGGACGCTGCCGGACAGCGACCAGTTACGCGAGGCGATCGCCACCGCCAGTGACGTCGTCGTCGTCGGTGCCGGCTGGATCGGCCTGGAGGTCGCCGCGGCAGCGCGCGCCGCCGGGTGCACGGTCACGATCGTCGAGACGGCCGACCTGCCGCTCGTGCGCATCCTGGGACCGCAGATTGCGGCGGTCTTCGCCGCCCTCCATCGCGACAACGGCGTCGATCTGCGGTTGCGCACCGGGGTCAGCCGGTTCACCACTGCTGCCGGCCACGTCACCGGCGTAGAGCTCAGCGACGGGACCTCGGTCGCCGCGCAACTCGTCGTGGTCGGCGTCGGTATCAGCCCGCGAGTGGAACTCGCCGCCGGGGCAGGGCTGGACGTGGCCGACGGAGTGACCACCGACGCGTCGTTGCAGACCTCAGACCCCCGGATCTACGCCGCGGGCGACGTTGCGGCAGCCTTCCATCCGTTGCTCGGCAGGCGAATCCGCGTGGAGCACTGGGCGAATGCGCTCCACCAGCCGCAGGCCGCCGCCCGGGCCATGCTCGGCCAGGACGTCTCCTACGACCGGCTGCCGTATTTCTATACCGATCAGTTCGATCTCGGCATGGAGTACACCGGTTACGCGATGCCCGGCGAGTACGACGACGTGATCATTCGCGGTGACCTGGACGCTCGGGAGTTCGTTGCCTTCTGGACCAGCGGCGGGCGTGTCGCGGCCGGTATGAACGTCAATGTCTGGGACGTGACCGATCAGATCAAGGCGCTCATCCGCAGCCGCGCTGTTGTCGACCCGGTCGCGCTGGCCGATCCCGGGACACCGCTGGAATCGCTGAGCTGA
- a CDS encoding antibiotic biosynthesis monooxygenase — MTIVKINVITVPADSGDELARRFAARAGAVDDQDGFEGFELLQPTDERTTWLVVTRWRDEAAFQAWVASPAFGHGHRSEGSGPSEGSGRSDGSHRAEGSGGPADSGGPEGSGHEQGGSGSSEAPARPSVAVSSELWSFAIAGGSAGRAAG; from the coding sequence ATGACCATCGTCAAAATCAATGTGATCACGGTCCCCGCCGACAGTGGCGACGAACTTGCCCGGCGGTTTGCGGCCCGGGCCGGAGCGGTCGACGACCAGGACGGCTTCGAGGGCTTCGAGCTCCTGCAGCCCACGGACGAGCGCACGACCTGGCTGGTGGTGACCCGCTGGCGCGACGAAGCGGCGTTCCAGGCCTGGGTGGCCTCGCCGGCCTTCGGCCACGGCCACCGGTCGGAGGGCAGTGGCCCGTCGGAAGGCAGTGGCCGGTCGGACGGCAGTCACCGGGCGGAGGGCAGTGGCGGCCCAGCGGACAGCGGGGGGCCGGAGGGCAGTGGCCACGAGCAGGGCGGCAGCGGCTCGTCGGAGGCACCCGCCCGGCCGTCGGTCGCGGTGAGCAGCGAACTGTGGTCGTTCGCCATCGCGGGCGGCTCGGCCGGTCGTGCGGCCGGCTGA
- a CDS encoding bacteriocin-protection protein, which yields MVSADEPVLTFHTGDDWEAWLERHHETSGPVWLRLARKGVTPATVGYVEAVEVALCFGWIDSQKAASTGGYSVQRFSRRRARSPWSAINRERAVALAAAGRMRPAGIVAVDAAKADGRWDAAYAGSRTATVPDDLAAALAAVPEARQAFDELDKANRYAILYRLMAAKRPETRARRITTFVDMLARGDVLHPTSARRPAKPQGT from the coding sequence ATGGTCAGCGCCGACGAGCCGGTCCTCACGTTCCACACCGGCGACGACTGGGAGGCGTGGCTGGAACGGCACCACGAGACGTCCGGCCCGGTCTGGCTGCGACTGGCCCGCAAGGGGGTGACGCCGGCGACCGTGGGCTACGTCGAGGCGGTCGAGGTTGCCTTGTGCTTCGGCTGGATCGACAGCCAGAAGGCGGCGTCGACGGGCGGCTATTCGGTGCAGCGCTTCAGCCGCCGTCGCGCCCGCAGCCCGTGGTCGGCCATCAACCGGGAGCGGGCCGTCGCGCTGGCAGCGGCCGGGCGGATGCGCCCCGCCGGCATCGTCGCGGTGGACGCGGCGAAGGCGGACGGCCGGTGGGACGCGGCGTACGCCGGCTCCCGCACGGCCACGGTGCCCGACGATCTCGCCGCGGCGCTGGCTGCGGTGCCGGAAGCCCGGCAGGCCTTCGACGAACTCGACAAGGCCAACCGGTACGCCATCCTGTACCGACTCATGGCTGCCAAGCGCCCGGAAACCCGAGCGCGCCGCATCACCACGTTCGTCGACATGCTGGCTCGCGGCGACGTACTGCACCCCACCAGCGCCCGGCGTCCGGCAAAGCCGCAGGGCACCTGA
- a CDS encoding DUF445 family protein, which translates to MPVLSTSPRVESGPPGPSGSGRGSRWLTAAERSRRRELRRMKAMATGLLLAVAAVYLVARVAEARGGPAWTGYLRAATEAGMVGALADWFAVTALFRHPFGLPIPHTAIIPTKKDQLAASLGTFVGENFLSEEVVRLRLANLDLASRVGDWLCQPQNVERVGREGAAMVRGLLGVLSDEEVRTSLEASLSRYLARVHVGPPLGRLLEQVVVDGAHHELVDLAAGEFHRWVAANRDLVVSLVSGQAPSWSPRFVGDLVGTRIHTELLRISSELAADRDHPLRQALDRFLSEFSGALQHDPPTIARADEVAANLLRHVRVRGVLAEAAATARIALLDAVEDPSSPLRRRADESLARLGHTLQEDPQVRAKLDRWAADAVVHVTTTYRDEITTTITETVARWDAQEASRRIELQVGRDLQFIRINGTVVGALAGLAIYTVTELLL; encoded by the coding sequence ATGCCCGTGCTGTCGACCTCTCCTCGCGTGGAGTCCGGGCCGCCCGGGCCGTCCGGTTCTGGACGCGGCAGCCGCTGGCTGACAGCGGCCGAGCGCAGCCGGCGCCGCGAGCTGCGCCGGATGAAGGCTATGGCGACCGGGCTGCTGCTGGCGGTCGCCGCGGTCTACCTGGTCGCGCGCGTCGCTGAGGCACGCGGCGGACCGGCCTGGACCGGGTACCTGCGCGCTGCTACCGAGGCAGGCATGGTCGGCGCGTTGGCGGACTGGTTCGCCGTGACCGCGTTGTTCCGGCATCCGTTCGGGTTGCCGATCCCGCACACCGCGATCATTCCCACGAAGAAGGACCAGCTGGCGGCCAGCCTCGGCACGTTCGTCGGCGAGAACTTCCTGTCCGAAGAGGTGGTCCGGCTCCGCCTGGCCAATCTCGACCTGGCCTCGCGGGTCGGCGACTGGTTGTGTCAGCCGCAGAACGTGGAGCGGGTCGGCCGCGAGGGCGCGGCGATGGTTCGCGGACTGCTCGGCGTGCTGAGCGACGAGGAAGTGCGGACATCGTTGGAGGCCAGCCTCTCTCGCTATCTCGCCCGGGTCCACGTCGGACCGCCGCTGGGCAGGCTGCTGGAGCAGGTCGTCGTCGACGGGGCGCACCACGAGCTGGTCGACCTGGCCGCCGGGGAGTTCCATCGATGGGTGGCGGCCAACCGTGACCTCGTCGTCTCGTTGGTGTCCGGCCAGGCACCGTCGTGGTCGCCCCGTTTCGTCGGCGACCTCGTCGGTACCCGCATCCATACCGAGCTGCTGCGCATCAGCAGCGAGCTCGCCGCCGACCGGGACCACCCACTCCGGCAGGCGCTGGATCGCTTCCTGTCGGAGTTCTCCGGCGCACTCCAACACGACCCGCCGACCATTGCCCGAGCGGACGAGGTCGCGGCAAACCTGTTGCGGCACGTGCGAGTACGAGGTGTCCTGGCCGAGGCGGCCGCCACCGCCCGGATCGCCCTGCTGGACGCCGTCGAGGACCCGAGCAGCCCGTTGCGGCGCCGGGCCGACGAGTCCCTGGCCCGCCTCGGGCACACGCTGCAGGAGGATCCGCAGGTCCGCGCGAAACTCGATCGCTGGGCCGCGGACGCGGTCGTCCACGTCACCACGACGTACCGCGACGAGATCACCACGACGATCACCGAGACCGTCGCACGGTGGGACGCCCAGGAGGCATCCCGGCGAATCGAACTGCAGGTCGGGCGGGACCTGCAGTTCATCCGGATCAACGGCACTGTCGTCGGTGCGCTCGCCGGGCTGGCGATCTACACGGTGACCGAACTCCTCCTGTGA
- a CDS encoding ferritin, with protein sequence MADSSAGLHEDPAVLSADLVDRHRAIVSIMEELEAVDWYDQRAAACGDAELAAILGHNRDEEKEHAVMTLEWLRRRDPVLDRQLRTYLFTEAAVLEVEEGATSDGDAPATSSNRAAGPATGSLGIGGLKSADSEGVGV encoded by the coding sequence ATGGCGGACAGCAGCGCAGGACTTCACGAGGATCCGGCGGTCCTGTCCGCCGACCTCGTCGACCGGCATCGGGCGATCGTCTCGATCATGGAAGAACTCGAGGCCGTCGATTGGTACGACCAGCGTGCGGCGGCCTGCGGCGACGCCGAACTCGCCGCGATCCTCGGCCACAACCGGGACGAGGAGAAGGAGCACGCCGTCATGACCCTGGAGTGGCTGCGTCGACGGGATCCGGTGTTGGACAGGCAATTGCGGACGTACCTGTTCACCGAGGCGGCCGTGCTCGAGGTCGAGGAAGGCGCGACGTCGGACGGCGATGCGCCTGCCACGTCGAGCAATCGCGCCGCGGGCCCGGCGACCGGGTCGCTCGGGATCGGTGGACTGAAGAGCGCGGACAGCGAGGGCGTCGGCGTATGA
- a CDS encoding bacteriocin, with amino-acid sequence MTHGEHLLRGHAPITAAGWSAIDDEARARLVPRLAVRRLVDFAGPHGWTFSSVGLGQVRSLPAAQDGVRAAVRVVAPAVELRVAFSVRRATLDDIDRGANAPDLEEIDVAAERMALAENRAVLLGWAEAGVTGIVRASSQPPVSLGASPQEYPVAVATAVNQLQDSGIGGPYALAVDPAGYTSITESTESGGYLLDKHLERILGGPVVRTPGLTGGVVLSQRGGDFRFDSGQDLSVGYSGHDVDAVQLYLEQSFAFRVTEPAAAVALV; translated from the coding sequence ATGACGCACGGTGAGCACCTGCTGCGCGGTCACGCGCCGATCACCGCTGCCGGTTGGTCGGCCATCGACGACGAGGCGCGGGCTCGGCTGGTCCCCCGACTTGCGGTACGCAGGCTCGTCGACTTCGCCGGCCCCCACGGCTGGACGTTCTCCTCGGTCGGCCTCGGTCAGGTCCGATCGCTGCCCGCGGCGCAGGACGGGGTGCGGGCAGCGGTCCGGGTCGTCGCGCCCGCCGTCGAACTCCGCGTCGCATTCTCGGTACGCCGGGCCACCCTCGACGACATCGACCGCGGCGCGAACGCGCCCGATCTCGAGGAGATCGACGTCGCTGCCGAACGTATGGCGCTCGCCGAGAACCGCGCCGTGCTGCTCGGCTGGGCCGAGGCCGGCGTGACCGGGATCGTCCGGGCCTCGAGCCAGCCGCCGGTCTCGCTCGGCGCCAGTCCACAGGAGTACCCGGTAGCGGTGGCGACGGCGGTGAACCAGTTGCAGGACAGCGGGATCGGCGGCCCTTACGCGCTGGCCGTGGACCCGGCCGGCTACACCTCGATCACCGAGAGCACCGAGAGCGGTGGCTACCTGCTGGACAAGCACCTTGAGCGGATTCTCGGCGGTCCGGTGGTTCGTACGCCCGGCCTGACCGGGGGTGTGGTGCTGAGCCAGCGCGGCGGCGACTTTCGTTTCGACAGCGGACAGGACCTGTCCGTGGGCTACTCCGGCCACGACGTCGACGCCGTCCAGCTCTACCTGGAGCAGTCGTTCGCGTTCCGCGTCACCGAACCTGCCGCGGCCGTCGCCCTGGTCTAG
- a CDS encoding VOC family protein, whose amino-acid sequence MRLDHVSYACTNEEIGDVVQRLGSALGGTFTDGGRHPRFGTRNFILPLAAGTYLEVVAALEHPAADKAPFGQAVRRRCGLGGGWLGWVVAVPDLAPYEQRLGRAAVPGNRVRPDGVELRWHQIGILDVLDDPQLPFFTHWEVEPALHPSATASDAIAIHGLQIAGDPVTLARWLGEPADHPLEDIDVTWTTGEDGGSTGLSAVVFQTSHGLVRID is encoded by the coding sequence ATGCGCCTCGACCACGTCTCCTATGCCTGTACGAACGAGGAAATCGGCGACGTCGTCCAGCGGCTCGGCTCGGCGCTGGGTGGCACGTTCACCGACGGGGGGCGGCATCCGCGCTTCGGCACCCGCAACTTCATCCTTCCGCTGGCGGCCGGGACCTACCTGGAGGTCGTGGCGGCACTGGAGCATCCAGCGGCGGACAAGGCGCCATTCGGTCAGGCAGTACGACGGCGCTGCGGGCTCGGTGGGGGCTGGCTGGGCTGGGTCGTGGCCGTGCCGGACCTGGCGCCGTACGAGCAGCGGCTGGGCCGCGCCGCAGTGCCGGGCAACCGGGTGCGACCCGACGGCGTCGAGCTGCGGTGGCACCAGATCGGCATTCTCGACGTGCTGGACGATCCGCAGCTGCCCTTCTTCACCCACTGGGAGGTCGAACCCGCCCTGCACCCCTCGGCGACTGCCTCCGACGCCATCGCGATCCACGGTCTGCAGATCGCCGGTGACCCCGTCACGTTGGCGCGGTGGCTGGGCGAACCAGCCGACCACCCACTGGAGGACATCGACGTGACGTGGACAACCGGGGAGGACGGTGGCAGCACCGGGCTGTCCGCCGTGGTCTTCCAGACCAGCCACGGCCTGGTTCGCATCGACTGA
- a CDS encoding flippase-like domain-containing protein codes for MAGPDTAPPTAGRRARAARRRGATGGRVTGVTDETAPAPATASGGRTGLNRRKTVIQGVIGLVFLVFVFAFLLPKLGNYGDAWDSIKTMGLVSVAGLAVAMVVYLLVYPLPFVAAAPGLRYRDAFVVGETSFMLSNAVPAGAAVSVGMQYAMLGSFGLPAARAAAVVAVNSVWSVFITLGVPILGLAALAASGRANSTNVITALLGLLVLAVAIVLFALILAKETVARRVGALADRLAGRLISRFRHGRSLDLTGAILNFRVGILDTVKRRWAAITVTNLLVSLSQFAILFLALRAVEGDAPSSVTFLETFGAWAIAQIGIMIPITPGGLGTVDATLAALLTSFGASPADALAATIVWRAVSFVPLALTGVATLITWQVRRGHAALASDRAPGVAPGSGEI; via the coding sequence ATGGCGGGGCCGGACACCGCCCCGCCGACGGCCGGCCGACGGGCGCGTGCCGCGCGACGCCGGGGGGCCACAGGTGGGAGGGTGACCGGCGTGACCGACGAGACGGCTCCGGCACCGGCGACCGCCAGCGGCGGCCGGACGGGGCTCAACCGGCGCAAGACGGTGATCCAGGGCGTGATCGGCCTGGTCTTCCTGGTCTTCGTGTTCGCGTTCCTGCTGCCCAAGCTCGGCAACTACGGCGACGCGTGGGACTCGATCAAGACCATGGGTCTGGTGTCCGTTGCCGGGCTGGCCGTCGCGATGGTGGTGTATCTGCTGGTCTATCCGCTGCCGTTCGTCGCGGCCGCCCCCGGCCTGCGATACCGCGACGCCTTCGTCGTCGGGGAAACCTCGTTCATGCTCAGCAACGCGGTGCCGGCGGGCGCCGCGGTGAGCGTCGGGATGCAGTACGCCATGCTCGGGTCGTTCGGGTTGCCCGCTGCGCGCGCGGCCGCCGTGGTCGCGGTCAACAGCGTGTGGAGCGTCTTCATCACGCTGGGGGTCCCCATCCTCGGGCTGGCCGCCCTGGCCGCCAGCGGTCGAGCCAACTCCACGAACGTCATCACTGCCTTGCTCGGGCTGCTCGTGCTCGCCGTCGCGATCGTGCTGTTCGCGCTGATCCTGGCCAAAGAGACTGTGGCACGGCGAGTTGGCGCGCTAGCCGACCGCCTCGCCGGCCGCCTGATCAGCCGGTTCCGGCACGGTCGCTCGCTGGATCTCACCGGCGCCATCCTCAATTTCCGCGTCGGCATCCTCGACACGGTCAAGCGCCGCTGGGCGGCGATCACCGTGACGAATCTCCTGGTGTCCTTGTCGCAGTTCGCGATTCTGTTCCTGGCGCTGCGCGCGGTCGAAGGCGACGCACCGTCCTCGGTGACCTTCCTGGAGACCTTCGGCGCCTGGGCGATCGCGCAGATCGGGATCATGATCCCGATCACGCCAGGAGGGCTAGGGACCGTCGACGCCACCCTGGCCGCGTTGCTGACGTCGTTCGGTGCCAGCCCTGCCGATGCCCTGGCCGCCACGATCGTCTGGCGCGCAGTGTCCTTCGTTCCACTGGCGTTGACCGGCGTCGCCACCCTGATCACCTGGCAGGTACGCCGCGGGCACGCGGCGCTGGCCAGCGACCGGGCGCCGGGAGTCGCGCCCGGATCCGGCGAGATCTGA
- a CDS encoding DUF4192 domain-containing protein, whose amino-acid sequence MRDRVTPSGWKRRPARGRARSSRSTRTVLLRPPDLAGPPGFRRCLLSPSGSVCFERPQGRRRPRRRPWSMRTLSGMTAPRRDPDRTSDVTPQVATGGAVVQLDSPGGIAAVIPHLLGFTPHRSLVLVLLAGVAGRLRATMRIDLPAPALLGADATRLAAALLEQCRHAQVAAVVAVLHPAGPPVPDRATEHRDLLAALRSAFEASGAQWRDPLVVHDGRWWLLDAGGGVVGASAGCAIDADPQAWRARAAFVLRGSAVLASRDDVVAQVRPGPGSDAVAAALRTLLPSAGGGVLASPDAGDGTPARAADEARRLAAEWIYGLLSEPDVVAGISGGAAELPADDVAVVLVWLRDTGVRDLVLVRLVSHGQADPGVWHRAAAVVLDVLRRAPSGQVAPVAAVAAGIAWLLGDGVLARAAIDRAIADEPGYSLARLIDRLLCAGVPPDGWRSFMAGLSEQDCLGAS is encoded by the coding sequence ATGCGCGATCGGGTCACACCGTCTGGGTGGAAGCGCCGACCGGCCCGTGGCCGTGCAAGGTCGTCGCGGTCGACCCGGACGGTGCTGCTGCGGCCGCCTGACCTCGCCGGTCCGCCGGGCTTCCGGCGATGCTTGCTATCCCCAAGCGGCTCAGTATGTTTCGAACGTCCCCAGGGGCGGCGCCGACCACGGCGCCGCCCCTGGTCTATGAGGACGCTGTCGGGCATGACCGCACCTCGGCGAGATCCTGACCGGACATCCGACGTCACACCGCAGGTCGCCACAGGCGGCGCCGTGGTCCAGCTCGATTCGCCAGGCGGCATCGCCGCGGTGATCCCGCACCTGCTGGGGTTCACGCCGCACCGGAGCCTGGTCCTCGTGCTGCTGGCCGGTGTCGCTGGACGGTTACGGGCGACGATGCGGATCGACCTACCGGCTCCTGCCCTGCTGGGTGCCGATGCGACGCGGCTCGCGGCGGCACTGCTCGAGCAGTGCCGGCACGCCCAGGTCGCCGCCGTGGTCGCCGTACTGCATCCGGCGGGACCACCCGTGCCGGACCGTGCCACCGAACACCGGGACCTGCTCGCCGCCTTGCGGTCGGCCTTCGAGGCGAGCGGTGCGCAGTGGCGAGACCCCTTGGTCGTCCACGACGGACGGTGGTGGCTCCTTGACGCCGGCGGCGGCGTGGTGGGCGCGTCGGCCGGGTGCGCGATCGACGCTGACCCGCAGGCGTGGCGCGCCAGGGCAGCCTTCGTGCTGCGGGGGTCGGCCGTCCTTGCCAGCCGTGACGACGTCGTGGCGCAGGTTCGCCCCGGGCCTGGCAGCGATGCAGTAGCGGCGGCGCTGCGCACGCTCCTGCCGTCCGCCGGCGGGGGAGTGCTCGCTTCGCCGGATGCGGGCGACGGGACACCGGCTCGTGCGGCGGACGAGGCGAGGCGACTGGCCGCCGAGTGGATCTACGGCTTGCTCAGCGAGCCCGACGTCGTCGCCGGCATATCCGGCGGCGCGGCTGAACTGCCGGCTGACGACGTCGCCGTCGTCCTGGTCTGGTTGCGGGACACCGGCGTCCGAGACCTGGTGCTGGTCCGGCTGGTGTCCCACGGGCAGGCCGATCCGGGTGTCTGGCACCGCGCTGCCGCGGTCGTTCTCGACGTCCTCCGACGGGCTCCGAGCGGCCAGGTCGCCCCGGTCGCCGCCGTTGCCGCGGGGATCGCCTGGCTGCTCGGTGACGGGGTTCTGGCCCGCGCTGCGATCGACCGCGCGATAGCAGACGAGCCTGGCTACTCGTTGGCCCGGCTGATCGATCGCCTGCTGTGCGCGGGCGTCCCCCCGGACGGCTGGCGATCGTTCATGGCCGGTCTCAGCGAGCAGGACTGCCTCGGCGCCTCCTGA
- a CDS encoding bifunctional o-acetylhomoserine/o-acetylserine sulfhydrylase — protein MSQAWSFETKQIHSGQIPDSATGARALPIYQTTSYAFNDTSHAANLFALKELGNIYTRIMNPTQAVVEDRIAALEGGVAGLLVASGQAAETLAILNVAEAGDHIVSSPSLYGGTYNLFHYTLPKLGIQVSFVDDPDDLDSWRAAVTPRTKAFFGESIANPRNDILDIEGVASVAHEAGVPLIVDNTVATPYLIRPLEWGADVVVHSATKYLGGHGTAIAGVIVDGGSFDYARYPDRFPGYNTPDPSYHGLVYARDLGVGSAFGANLSFILKARVQLLRDLGAAVAPFNAWLIAQGLETLSLRVERHVANAQTVASWLDGRHEVLSVNYAGLPASPWYALAQKYSPRGPGAVLAFEIAGGIDAGRQFVEALTLHSHVANIGDVRSLVIHPASTTHSQLSPAEQLTAGVTPGLVRLAVGIEHIDDILADLDAGFRAAKQG, from the coding sequence ATGAGTCAGGCATGGTCGTTCGAGACCAAACAGATCCACTCCGGCCAGATCCCCGATTCGGCGACGGGCGCGCGAGCCCTGCCGATCTACCAGACGACCTCGTACGCGTTCAACGACACGTCGCATGCGGCGAATCTCTTCGCGCTCAAGGAACTGGGCAACATCTACACCAGGATCATGAATCCCACCCAGGCTGTGGTCGAGGACCGCATTGCCGCGCTGGAAGGCGGTGTCGCTGGTCTGCTGGTCGCCAGTGGGCAGGCTGCCGAGACCCTGGCCATCCTCAACGTCGCCGAGGCCGGCGATCACATCGTCAGCAGTCCGAGCTTGTACGGCGGCACCTACAACCTGTTCCACTACACGCTGCCGAAGCTCGGCATCCAGGTGTCCTTCGTCGACGATCCCGATGATCTGGACTCGTGGCGCGCTGCGGTGACGCCGAGGACGAAGGCGTTCTTCGGCGAGAGTATCGCCAACCCGCGCAACGACATCCTCGACATCGAAGGGGTCGCTTCGGTCGCGCACGAGGCGGGCGTCCCGCTCATCGTGGACAACACGGTCGCGACGCCGTACCTGATCCGCCCGCTCGAATGGGGAGCGGACGTCGTCGTGCACTCGGCGACGAAGTACCTGGGCGGCCACGGGACCGCGATCGCCGGCGTCATCGTGGACGGTGGGTCGTTCGACTACGCTCGCTACCCGGACCGATTCCCCGGCTACAACACACCGGATCCGAGCTACCACGGCTTGGTCTATGCCCGCGATCTGGGCGTCGGATCGGCATTCGGCGCCAATCTCTCCTTCATCCTCAAGGCGCGGGTGCAGCTGCTGCGCGACCTGGGAGCGGCCGTGGCGCCGTTCAATGCGTGGCTCATCGCGCAGGGACTGGAGACGCTGAGCCTGCGCGTCGAACGACACGTCGCGAACGCTCAGACGGTGGCCAGTTGGCTCGACGGCAGGCACGAGGTCCTGTCCGTCAACTATGCCGGCCTGCCGGCCAGTCCCTGGTATGCGTTGGCGCAGAAGTACTCCCCGCGCGGTCCGGGCGCGGTCCTGGCGTTCGAGATCGCCGGCGGCATCGATGCGGGGCGGCAGTTCGTCGAGGCGCTCACCCTGCACAGCCACGTCGCCAATATCGGAGATGTGCGGAGCCTGGTGATCCACCCGGCGTCGACGACACACTCGCAACTGTCGCCGGCCGAGCAGCTCACCGCGGGTGTGACACCGGGCCTCGTCCGGCTGGCCGTCGGCATCGAACACATCGATGACATCCTGGCCGACCTCGATGCCGGGTTCCGGGCGGCGAAGCAGGGCTGA